Proteins encoded by one window of Halorubrum ruber:
- a CDS encoding SDR family NAD(P)-dependent oxidoreductase — MNGIAGKTALVTGAGSGIGRASARRFAAEGANVVAADIATAEGRETVDRIRDAGGDATFVEVDVADTDSVENMVDVAVETYGSLEFAHNNAGILTDFVDVTGISEARWNRIIDVNLKGVWACLKAELPVMKSQGEGAIVNTASEAGLVGMPGLSSYSASKHGVVGLTKSVALEHAERGIRVNAVAPGPTKTNIQSGLLGDRPGGSTPSLRDRLRTALRLIRTAIRTVRADYDTSAMRDVPMGRIADPEEIAGAVAFLCSSDASYITGHTIPVDGGQAAD; from the coding sequence ATGAACGGAATCGCGGGGAAGACGGCGCTGGTTACGGGCGCGGGGTCGGGGATCGGTCGGGCCTCGGCGCGTCGCTTCGCGGCGGAGGGCGCGAACGTCGTCGCGGCGGACATCGCGACGGCCGAGGGGAGAGAGACCGTCGACCGGATTCGCGACGCCGGCGGCGACGCGACCTTCGTCGAGGTGGACGTCGCGGACACCGACTCGGTCGAGAACATGGTCGACGTCGCGGTCGAGACGTACGGGAGCCTGGAGTTCGCGCACAACAACGCCGGCATCCTGACCGACTTCGTCGACGTGACGGGGATATCTGAGGCGCGCTGGAACCGGATCATCGACGTCAACCTCAAAGGCGTCTGGGCCTGTCTGAAGGCCGAGCTTCCGGTCATGAAATCGCAGGGCGAGGGGGCGATCGTCAACACCGCGTCGGAGGCGGGGCTGGTCGGGATGCCCGGGCTCTCCAGCTACTCGGCGAGCAAACACGGCGTCGTCGGCCTGACGAAGTCGGTCGCGCTCGAACACGCCGAGCGCGGGATCCGGGTCAACGCGGTCGCCCCCGGGCCGACGAAGACGAACATCCAGTCTGGGCTGCTCGGTGACAGACCCGGCGGCTCGACGCCGTCGCTCCGCGACCGTCTCCGAACCGCGCTGCGGCTGATCCGAACCGCGATTCGGACGGTCCGGGCCGACTACGACACCTCCGCGATGCGGGACGTACCGATGGGTCGGATCGCGGACCCCGAAGAGATCGCCGGCGCGGTCGCGTTTCTCTGCTCGTCGGACGCCTCGTACATCACGGGCCACACGATCCCGGTCGACGGCGGGCAGGCGGCCGATTGA
- a CDS encoding SDR family NAD(P)-dependent oxidoreductase — translation MTRTVVVAGVGPGLGESLARKFAAEGCRVALFARSTEYIEELAADLPDPGEGLAVTTDLTDVDAIREGFETVHEAFGPVDVLVNHASAASWTGLMDTSVEAFEETWAVNGRGAFVCSQEAVDDMLETGGGTVIFTGATSAVRSRGGAIGFTAAKFAARGMAMDIAQEFGGEGVHVAHVVIDGQIDSPDARERQPDREAETFLDPDEMAETYWHFVERDDVGTQPFEVHVTNGPNPSEFI, via the coding sequence ATGACTCGCACGGTAGTCGTCGCCGGCGTCGGTCCGGGACTCGGGGAGTCGCTCGCGCGGAAGTTCGCGGCGGAGGGGTGTCGGGTGGCCCTGTTCGCGCGCTCGACGGAGTACATCGAGGAGCTCGCGGCCGACCTCCCCGACCCGGGCGAGGGGCTCGCGGTCACGACGGACCTCACCGACGTCGACGCGATTCGGGAGGGGTTCGAGACCGTCCACGAGGCGTTCGGGCCGGTGGACGTGCTCGTCAACCACGCGAGCGCCGCGTCGTGGACCGGCCTCATGGACACGAGTGTCGAGGCGTTCGAGGAGACGTGGGCGGTCAACGGCCGCGGCGCGTTCGTCTGCTCGCAGGAGGCCGTCGACGACATGCTCGAAACCGGCGGCGGCACGGTGATCTTCACGGGCGCGACCTCGGCGGTGCGGAGCCGCGGCGGCGCGATCGGGTTCACGGCCGCGAAGTTCGCCGCCCGCGGGATGGCGATGGACATCGCCCAGGAGTTCGGCGGCGAGGGCGTCCACGTCGCGCACGTCGTGATCGACGGCCAGATCGATTCGCCCGACGCCCGCGAGCGCCAGCCCGACCGCGAGGCAGAGACGTTCCTCGACCCCGACGAGATGGCCGAGACGTACTGGCACTTCGTCGAGCGGGACGACGTCGGCACGCAGCCGTTCGAGGTTCATGTCACGAACGGCCCGAACCCCTCGGAATTCATCTGA
- a CDS encoding competence/damage-inducible protein A, whose protein sequence is MEVALITVGDELLSGDTVNTNANWLAAELSERGVAVPRILSIPDDRAEIADRVREYAADFDAVIVTGGIGSTPDDVTMEAVADAFDREMAPTELTRESVERRLAAIREQVPDREFDVDVAAEAAVPEGSRPLVTEAGLAPGCVVENAYVMPGIPDELKATFETVADEFGGDRRSRFLYTVEPESNIIAALAEAMDRFDVAVGCYPDREADHNRLKVTATDDDALDGAASWLLENVDASETPVSRDW, encoded by the coding sequence ATGGAGGTCGCGCTGATCACGGTCGGGGACGAACTGCTCTCGGGCGACACGGTGAACACGAACGCGAACTGGCTCGCCGCGGAGCTGAGCGAGCGCGGCGTCGCTGTGCCGCGTATCCTCTCGATCCCGGACGACAGGGCCGAGATCGCCGACCGGGTCCGGGAGTACGCCGCCGACTTCGACGCCGTGATTGTCACGGGCGGGATCGGCAGCACCCCGGACGACGTGACGATGGAGGCGGTCGCGGACGCGTTCGACCGCGAGATGGCCCCGACCGAGCTCACGCGCGAATCGGTCGAGCGCCGGCTGGCCGCGATCCGCGAGCAGGTGCCCGACCGCGAGTTCGACGTCGACGTCGCGGCGGAGGCGGCGGTCCCCGAGGGGAGCCGCCCGCTGGTGACCGAAGCGGGGCTCGCGCCGGGCTGCGTCGTCGAGAACGCGTACGTCATGCCCGGGATCCCGGACGAGCTGAAGGCGACGTTCGAGACGGTCGCCGACGAGTTCGGAGGCGACCGGCGCTCGCGGTTCCTCTACACCGTCGAGCCGGAGTCGAACATCATCGCCGCCTTAGCGGAGGCGATGGACCGGTTCGACGTCGCCGTCGGCTGCTACCCCGACCGCGAGGCGGACCACAACCGGCTGAAGGTGACCGCGACCGACGACGACGCGCTCGACGGCGCCGCGTCGTGGCTGCTGGAGAACGTCGACGCGAGCGAGACGCCGGTGTCGCGCGACTGGTGA
- a CDS encoding ATP-binding protein, producing the protein MERFVDRDAELDQLTACYDSETADLVVIYGRRRLGKSELVRQSIADRDDAVYYQAVESTAQNQCEQFVETVTAQFPSLRNVRRDWEVLLEALGTEDAVVVIDEFPFLIDEDESLPSRIQRVWDTELQDTGMTLVLVGSSISVMEDKVLSGSAPLYGRRTATIDLEPLSVGDAREFFPAYDPETAIAVWSIYGGTPYYLQTIDPDQPLGTNVQQAILSERGLLYSEPEFLLRTELRQPNTYFSILRALAHGRRTPNEIAGMAGVESGSLSTYLQKLRRLRLVERHIPVTASPTSSNRGRYRIGAPLFRFWFRFVYGNQDQLRLLGDDAYDELVAPELADYVSPLFERLCQRSLPALVDRQFTDLGQWWFKEHELDVLGLTGEGLVAGECKFTSRPVSEGVLADLERTASEVRWAAEPADGTSLYVLFSRSGFTDDLERAADARDDVRLFDVPDVIATEGNP; encoded by the coding sequence ATGGAACGATTCGTTGATCGGGACGCCGAACTCGATCAACTCACGGCCTGTTACGACTCCGAGACGGCGGACCTCGTCGTGATCTACGGGCGTCGTCGTCTCGGGAAAAGCGAGCTCGTCCGCCAGTCGATCGCCGATCGGGACGACGCGGTGTACTACCAGGCGGTCGAGTCCACGGCGCAGAACCAGTGTGAGCAGTTCGTCGAGACCGTCACTGCGCAGTTCCCGTCGCTACGAAACGTTCGCCGTGACTGGGAGGTGCTTCTCGAAGCACTGGGGACAGAAGACGCCGTCGTCGTAATCGACGAGTTCCCGTTCCTCATCGACGAGGACGAATCACTCCCGTCGCGGATCCAACGCGTCTGGGACACGGAGCTACAGGACACCGGAATGACGCTCGTGCTCGTCGGGTCGTCGATCAGCGTCATGGAAGACAAGGTGCTCTCCGGAAGCGCACCGTTGTACGGGCGGCGAACGGCGACGATCGACCTCGAACCGCTCTCGGTCGGGGACGCCCGCGAGTTCTTCCCGGCGTATGACCCGGAGACTGCGATCGCCGTGTGGTCGATTTACGGGGGTACGCCGTACTACCTCCAGACGATCGACCCCGACCAACCGTTAGGAACGAATGTCCAGCAGGCGATCCTGTCGGAGCGCGGGCTCCTGTACTCCGAGCCCGAGTTCCTGCTCCGGACCGAGCTCCGGCAACCGAACACGTACTTCAGCATCCTCCGAGCGCTCGCACACGGCCGTCGAACGCCGAACGAAATCGCGGGCATGGCCGGCGTCGAGTCGGGGTCGCTCAGCACGTACCTCCAGAAGCTCCGTCGCCTCCGCCTCGTCGAACGCCACATCCCCGTGACGGCGTCGCCGACGTCGTCGAACCGCGGGCGGTATCGCATCGGTGCGCCGCTGTTCCGGTTCTGGTTCCGGTTCGTGTACGGGAACCAAGACCAGCTCCGCTTGCTCGGCGACGACGCGTACGACGAACTCGTGGCACCGGAGCTCGCGGATTACGTGAGTCCGTTGTTCGAACGCCTCTGTCAGCGGTCGCTCCCCGCTCTCGTCGATCGACAGTTCACGGACCTCGGGCAGTGGTGGTTCAAGGAACACGAGTTAGACGTGCTCGGGCTCACTGGCGAGGGACTCGTCGCGGGCGAGTGTAAGTTCACCTCGCGCCCCGTGAGCGAAGGCGTCCTCGCGGACCTCGAACGGACGGCATCGGAAGTACGGTGGGCGGCGGAACCGGCAGACGGGACGTCGCTGTACGTCTTGTTCAGCCGCTCCGGATTCACCGACGACCTCGAACGCGCCGCCGACGCCCGCGACGACGTCCGCCTCTTCGACGTGCCGGACGTGATCGCTACTGAAGGGAACCCGTGA
- a CDS encoding cupin domain-containing protein, with product MEKVSLAEAFDSFDETWSPRLAGELNGQAVKLAKADGEFVWHQHEDADELFLVNAGRLRIEFREDDDVVLEEGEFAIVPRGTEHLPVAEPEAEILLFEPSETRNTGDVETDETVTDLARLD from the coding sequence ATGGAGAAGGTGTCCCTCGCCGAGGCGTTCGACTCGTTCGACGAGACGTGGTCGCCGCGGCTCGCCGGCGAGCTCAACGGGCAGGCGGTGAAGCTCGCGAAGGCGGACGGCGAGTTCGTCTGGCATCAGCACGAAGACGCCGACGAGCTGTTCCTCGTCAACGCGGGGCGGCTCCGGATCGAGTTCCGCGAAGACGACGATGTCGTGCTGGAGGAAGGCGAGTTCGCGATCGTCCCGCGCGGGACCGAACACCTCCCAGTCGCCGAGCCGGAGGCCGAAATCCTCCTCTTCGAGCCGAGCGAGACGCGCAACACGGGCGACGTCGAGACCGACGAGACCGTGACCGATCTGGCACGCCTCGACTAA
- a CDS encoding restriction endonuclease: MPVLDDLSGFEFEDVMEDVFRNLGYENVRQAERTADEGRDILMEEVVDGTRRGVVVECKHTDTVGRPVVQKLHSAIATFEFDGPKRGMVATTGRFTGPAVEYADRLRRNDDPYPIELIDGEDLREIADEIGLDLYNGRIEILCDETLRPYDPATSVAAPVEEAFQDIDNIESADLPEPHTTVTFRPVVTVTADTNAVFETSVGVIHRVNDRSRFVVHAERGRPETATRDVSNLVIENLDATVELDADRFDDPFDAVEERRFGQTQTEYKDWAVDRLRDHHTTTVSYTGDNNVTYTKTCEPKRSDISVQSIEPVYLPQVRHTTDLGEYAYPYEYFAAGPSRVTSEDGVHRCVHCDTAGTDAAYTYCANCGSINCDSHIKTERLEDTPVCTGCAVTERFAFKTKYFYDAENRDAFREEYESMAFYEKAMENTPLAAGAVCVVVLVLLGVLLSIGGL, encoded by the coding sequence ATGCCTGTCCTCGATGACCTCTCCGGATTCGAGTTCGAGGACGTGATGGAGGACGTGTTCCGGAATCTCGGGTACGAAAACGTGCGGCAGGCTGAGCGGACGGCTGACGAAGGACGCGACATCCTGATGGAAGAGGTAGTTGATGGGACGCGGCGCGGCGTCGTCGTCGAGTGTAAGCACACGGATACCGTCGGGCGGCCGGTCGTCCAGAAGCTCCACTCGGCGATTGCGACGTTCGAGTTCGACGGGCCGAAACGGGGAATGGTGGCGACAACCGGTCGGTTCACCGGCCCGGCCGTTGAGTACGCCGACCGGTTGCGGCGGAACGACGACCCGTATCCGATCGAACTGATCGATGGCGAGGACCTGCGTGAGATCGCCGACGAGATCGGGCTTGACCTCTACAACGGTCGAATCGAAATCCTGTGCGACGAAACCCTTCGACCGTACGACCCGGCGACGTCGGTGGCGGCACCCGTCGAGGAAGCGTTCCAAGACATCGACAACATCGAATCGGCGGACCTCCCCGAACCGCATACCACCGTCACGTTCCGACCGGTCGTCACTGTGACCGCGGACACGAACGCGGTGTTCGAGACCTCTGTCGGCGTGATTCACCGAGTCAACGACCGGTCTCGGTTCGTTGTCCACGCCGAACGCGGCCGCCCGGAGACCGCGACTCGTGACGTCTCGAACCTCGTGATAGAGAACCTCGACGCGACCGTCGAGCTCGACGCGGACCGGTTCGACGATCCGTTCGACGCGGTCGAGGAGCGACGGTTCGGGCAAACGCAGACCGAGTACAAAGACTGGGCTGTCGACCGGCTCCGGGACCACCACACGACCACCGTCTCCTACACCGGAGACAACAACGTCACGTACACGAAAACGTGCGAGCCGAAGCGGTCCGACATCTCGGTCCAATCGATTGAGCCGGTGTACCTCCCACAGGTCCGGCACACGACCGACCTGGGAGAATACGCGTATCCGTACGAGTACTTCGCGGCGGGACCGTCGCGCGTGACGAGCGAGGACGGGGTTCACCGGTGTGTCCACTGCGACACGGCAGGGACCGACGCGGCCTACACGTACTGTGCGAACTGCGGGAGCATTAACTGCGACTCGCACATCAAAACAGAGCGTCTAGAGGATACTCCCGTCTGTACCGGGTGCGCGGTGACCGAGCGCTTCGCGTTCAAAACGAAGTACTTCTACGACGCGGAGAATCGGGACGCGTTCCGCGAGGAGTACGAATCGATGGCGTTCTACGAGAAGGCGATGGAGAACACGCCGCTCGCCGCGGGTGCGGTCTGCGTCGTCGTCCTCGTCTTGCTCGGAGTGCTTCTCAGTATCGGCGGTCTCTGA
- a CDS encoding penicillin acylase family protein yields the protein MTRDTTRRAVLASVLAAGTAGLAASDAADLLDSFGPLSGEAWDAADRSLPETVESPHGPATVARDEFGVPQVEADAEPAAYFAVGYCQAFDRLFAMDLQRRAMRGRLSEVVGEATLDSDEFNVAMGFADAAEATWEVVAETRAGPLVEAFADGVNAAMEDLPLPLEFELIGYEPEPWTPVDSMLMEKQISWTLTGSFSELRRALVADRLGAERAETLFPTRYDHEYPILDGTETRLSEATATESSRAVNQRRSASADPVDPALTDWLSGFESPTGVGSNSWVVSGEHTESGTPILAYDPHLSLQAPPLWYEQSVETPERSVRGATFSGVPFVIAGANDRGAWSFTNLGADVLDCYRYDIDDAGDRYRYDGEWREFEVDRRETIPVAGGEDRELRVRRTVHGPLIEREGRTVGVAWTGHTATRTTTAIEAYGRSEGIDDLLEATRDFDLPTQNLVYADADSRTLYYATGRLPIRRTDGEVVDGDRIFDGSAGEGEWSGFEPFGESSWEGFVPFEEKPHAIDPEVLSTANQRPIDDPTHYVGVDYAAPYRGERIAERLDDRIHGGTPTDPDFHRALQSDVRDGRAAELVPELVAAVRDRPDPAASLVDAADALDEWDYRMRRDSRAALIFARYLPHFRERVFGPLFSDADLGESYYPSDWTLARLPDDDPLFDGRPRGALAVAALQDALDEIAEAGWETYGDYNTTRAMNHPLGGEAPFLNYEELPADGSPATVKNYRVESAVGSSWRMVVRPGTDATAVLPGGNSGDYFSEHYDDQLRRWLDNDQRPMPLGAGGEPAVRFEPTEESE from the coding sequence GTGACGCGCGACACCACGCGCCGCGCGGTCCTCGCGAGCGTCCTCGCCGCTGGGACAGCCGGGCTGGCGGCGAGCGACGCGGCCGACCTCCTCGACTCGTTCGGCCCGCTGTCGGGCGAGGCGTGGGACGCCGCCGACCGGTCGCTCCCCGAGACCGTCGAGAGCCCGCACGGGCCGGCCACGGTCGCCCGCGACGAGTTCGGCGTCCCGCAGGTCGAGGCGGACGCGGAGCCCGCGGCGTACTTCGCGGTCGGCTACTGCCAGGCGTTCGACCGCCTGTTCGCGATGGACCTCCAGCGCCGCGCCATGCGCGGCCGACTCTCCGAGGTCGTCGGGGAGGCGACGCTGGACAGCGACGAGTTCAACGTCGCGATGGGGTTCGCCGACGCCGCCGAGGCCACCTGGGAGGTCGTCGCCGAGACGCGCGCCGGCCCGCTCGTCGAGGCGTTCGCCGACGGCGTCAACGCGGCGATGGAGGACCTGCCGCTCCCGCTGGAGTTCGAGCTGATCGGCTACGAGCCGGAGCCGTGGACCCCTGTCGACTCGATGCTGATGGAGAAGCAGATCTCGTGGACGCTCACCGGGAGCTTCAGCGAGCTGCGGCGCGCGCTCGTCGCCGACCGCCTCGGCGCGGAGCGCGCGGAAACGCTGTTCCCGACGCGGTACGACCACGAGTACCCGATCCTCGACGGGACGGAGACGCGGCTCTCCGAGGCGACGGCGACCGAAAGCTCCCGCGCCGTGAACCAGCGGCGGTCCGCCTCGGCCGACCCCGTCGACCCCGCGCTCACTGACTGGCTCTCCGGCTTCGAGTCGCCGACGGGCGTCGGCTCGAACAGCTGGGTCGTCTCGGGCGAGCACACCGAGAGCGGAACGCCGATACTCGCGTACGACCCGCACCTCTCCTTACAGGCGCCGCCGCTGTGGTACGAGCAGTCGGTCGAGACGCCCGAGCGGTCGGTCCGGGGCGCGACGTTCTCCGGCGTCCCGTTCGTCATCGCGGGCGCGAACGACCGCGGCGCGTGGTCGTTCACCAACCTCGGCGCCGACGTGCTCGACTGCTACCGGTACGATATCGACGACGCCGGCGACCGCTACCGCTACGACGGGGAGTGGCGCGAGTTCGAGGTCGACCGCCGCGAAACGATTCCGGTCGCGGGCGGCGAGGACCGCGAGCTCCGCGTGCGCCGCACCGTTCACGGCCCCCTGATCGAGCGCGAGGGGCGGACGGTCGGCGTGGCGTGGACCGGACACACCGCGACGCGCACGACGACCGCAATCGAGGCGTACGGGCGCAGCGAGGGGATCGACGACCTCCTCGAAGCGACGCGCGACTTCGACCTCCCGACGCAGAACCTCGTGTACGCGGACGCCGACAGCCGGACGCTCTACTACGCGACCGGGCGGCTGCCGATCCGCCGGACCGACGGCGAGGTCGTCGACGGCGACCGGATCTTCGACGGCTCCGCCGGCGAGGGGGAGTGGTCGGGGTTCGAGCCGTTCGGCGAGTCCTCGTGGGAGGGGTTCGTCCCCTTCGAAGAGAAGCCGCACGCGATCGACCCCGAGGTCCTCTCGACGGCCAACCAGCGCCCGATCGACGATCCGACCCACTACGTCGGCGTCGACTACGCGGCGCCGTACCGCGGCGAGCGGATCGCGGAGCGGCTCGACGACAGGATCCACGGCGGAACCCCGACCGACCCCGACTTCCACCGCGCGCTCCAGAGCGACGTGCGCGACGGGCGCGCCGCCGAGCTCGTCCCCGAACTGGTCGCCGCCGTTCGCGACCGGCCCGACCCCGCGGCGTCGCTCGTCGACGCCGCCGACGCCCTCGACGAGTGGGACTACCGGATGCGGCGCGACTCGCGCGCCGCGCTGATCTTCGCCCGCTACCTGCCGCACTTTCGCGAGCGCGTCTTCGGCCCCCTGTTCTCCGACGCCGACCTCGGCGAGTCGTACTACCCGAGCGACTGGACGCTCGCGCGGCTCCCCGACGACGACCCGCTGTTCGACGGACGCCCCCGGGGCGCCCTCGCGGTTGCGGCCCTTCAGGACGCGCTGGACGAGATCGCCGAGGCTGGTTGGGAGACGTACGGCGACTACAACACCACGCGGGCGATGAACCACCCGCTCGGCGGCGAGGCGCCGTTCCTGAACTACGAGGAGCTGCCGGCGGACGGCTCGCCGGCGACCGTGAAGAACTACCGCGTCGAGTCCGCGGTCGGGTCGAGCTGGCGGATGGTCGTGCGGCCGGGGACCGACGCGACCGCGGTCCTGCCGGGCGGCAACTCCGGCGACTACTTCTCGGAGCACTACGACGACCAGCTCCGGCGCTGGCTCGACAACGACCAGCGCCCGATGCCGCTCGGCGCCGGCGGCGAGCCGGCGGTGCGGTTCGAACCGACGGAGGAATCGGAATGA
- a CDS encoding DUF7260 family protein: MAATHADEGSDPIRAARAALRVERRRVVDEREAFRAFRGRVSSIPSEDGSVGPSDAASPDAFGGGALGGATPDPGTVRASPGSRLVAVRDAYRATVMSVPHYAEEYDDTYERSVAEEFGPELAYALTRTDCFRGAYKRSLLSAAETAIEEREAFLDALESETESVERAESRLEPIRTEIEAIDDELGGDDAEAASVGFGALDACRTRIGALREDCDRIAARRQRVLADHERRLALGDELDLPGYCYQDLDITYPVLAAVGTVGDRLEALRVRIERAMTRAR; the protein is encoded by the coding sequence ATGGCAGCGACTCACGCGGACGAGGGGAGCGATCCGATTCGGGCGGCGCGGGCCGCGCTCCGCGTCGAGCGGCGCCGCGTCGTCGACGAGCGCGAAGCGTTCCGGGCGTTCCGCGGCCGCGTGTCGTCGATTCCGAGCGAGGACGGGAGCGTCGGACCGTCGGACGCCGCGTCGCCGGACGCGTTCGGCGGCGGCGCGCTCGGCGGGGCGACGCCGGATCCCGGAACGGTGCGGGCGTCGCCCGGCTCCCGGCTCGTCGCGGTTCGGGACGCGTACCGGGCCACCGTGATGTCGGTCCCGCACTACGCCGAGGAGTACGACGACACCTACGAGCGGAGCGTCGCCGAGGAGTTCGGTCCGGAGCTCGCGTACGCGCTCACCCGCACGGACTGCTTCCGCGGGGCGTACAAGCGGTCCCTGCTGAGCGCCGCCGAGACCGCGATCGAGGAGCGGGAGGCGTTCCTCGACGCCCTGGAGTCGGAGACCGAGTCCGTCGAGCGCGCGGAGTCGCGGCTGGAACCGATCCGGACAGAGATCGAGGCGATCGACGACGAACTCGGCGGCGACGACGCCGAAGCGGCGTCAGTCGGGTTCGGCGCGCTCGACGCCTGCCGGACCCGGATCGGGGCGCTTAGAGAGGACTGCGACCGCATCGCGGCGCGCCGCCAGCGCGTGCTCGCAGATCACGAGCGCCGGCTCGCGCTCGGCGACGAGCTCGACCTGCCGGGGTACTGCTACCAAGACCTCGACATCACGTATCCGGTCCTCGCCGCGGTCGGAACCGTCGGCGACCGCCTGGAAGCGCTCCGGGTGCGGATCGAGCGAGCGATGACGCGGGCTCGCTGA
- a CDS encoding DsrE family protein encodes MAKAAIVILAGNESHADYGRLANALEAAKEFAETDGDELELIFDGAGTQWIPELEDEESDYHELYQAVRDDAAVCDFCSSAFGVADAVDDAGLATLAEYDGHPSIRSLVDDDYEVITF; translated from the coding sequence ATGGCAAAAGCAGCAATCGTGATCCTCGCCGGCAACGAGTCGCACGCCGACTACGGACGCCTCGCGAACGCCCTCGAAGCGGCGAAGGAGTTCGCGGAGACCGACGGTGACGAGCTGGAGCTGATCTTCGACGGCGCCGGGACGCAGTGGATCCCGGAGCTCGAAGACGAGGAGAGCGACTACCACGAGCTGTACCAGGCGGTCCGCGACGACGCCGCGGTCTGTGACTTCTGTTCGAGCGCGTTCGGCGTCGCGGACGCGGTCGACGACGCCGGGCTGGCCACCCTCGCCGAGTACGACGGCCACCCGAGTATTCGGTCGCTCGTCGACGACGACTACGAAGTCATCACGTTCTGA